A segment of the Elaeis guineensis isolate ETL-2024a chromosome 6, EG11, whole genome shotgun sequence genome:
ATGAGGTCGTCAGTTGATGGAGATGGCTTGCCAACCTTGATGTAGGTGATCAAGTGTGGAGCAGGAAGGAGGCGGTGGACTTGGTGGGGCACCTTTTGGGGTGGGGAAGGGATCACAACATCAGTTTTTTTTCCCTCCTGCCGCAATGCCTGTACTTATTAAAGAAGAACACTTGATGGATGGTTGTTGTTCCATCAATCAGGTTAACTTGAAACAAATTAACTTCCAATAGCTGTTTCAACTTATTTAACAAATAGGGCCTGTTGATTGAAAAATTCATTTTCAGCCCCTTGTTCTAATAAATTAGAACAATTGAACTTTAGATCCCTGGCTTGTGCATAAAGGAAAGCAGAACCGTGTGGATGTGTGTAAACCAATGCTTAAGTGTGTATAAAATTGACACCAGGGAATTAAAGTTAAATGAAAATGTTCAGGCCCTAAGCATTAAACAACAGTCAGATGACTTGTCTATATTTGGATTTTTTTGGGCTGAGTCCCCACTATCCTAAAATTTGGGGTTAACTTGGACCTGGCTCCTAGTAACACCCAAATCCAATGCCTAAACATTTCTTTGTAATACAGCCCTTGATCTAAAAGGTTCCTTGAGACTTATCAAAGTAGACAGTGATCACTACCGAAGATGAGACAAGAAAAACTTTTTGTTTGCTCAAAGATGATATGACAACAAGATGGACCTGGCTCCTAGATACAACCAAACCCAACACCTAAACCTGACTGTGTAATACAGCCCTTGATCAAAAAGGAATCAGTCTATATTTGGATTTTTTTGGGCTGAGTCCCCACTATCCTAAAATTTGGGGTTAACTTGGACCTGGCTCCTAGTAACACTCAAATCCAATGCCTAAACATTTCTTTGTAATACTGCCCTTGATCTAAAAGGTTCCTTGAGACTTATCAAACTAGATAGTGATCACTACCGAAGATAGGACAAAAACTTTTTGTTTGCTCAAAAATGATATGACAACAATATGGACCTGGCTCCTAGATACAACCAAACCCAACACCTAAACCTGACTGTGTAATACAGCCCTTGATCAGAAAGGTGATTCCTTGACACTTATCAAACTAGACAGGGATAACTATTGAAGATGGGACAAGAAGACCATTTTGTTTACTCAAAGATGATACAACAGCAACTTATCTCTTTTGAAACTTTAAAAACATCCTAAAAGACTCACCAACTTATGCAATATACAGGAATTTTTCTTGAACCTTCTCTCGAAGAAAAGAATGGAGAGAGAAAGTGATTTTAATCTTGGCTGGACTATGGGAATAGTGTGCGCAGGGGTTGGGGGATGTTATGTCCAGTTTACAGTCTTGGAATCTGCAGATAGCACTACACCAGCCTCACTAATTCACAACTGTTTCTGAGGCATGTAGATATTGTTGGATGCACTTCTAGTCTTACTATCATATGATTTAGTTTTTCTGCATGGTAAAGTTGATATGGTTCTATGGCCGTCATTCTTTTTCCCTTCTTTGATTTTGGTGTGAAAACTTTGAGTGCTGTTCTGTTGGATTTTCATTTGTTTATCTCATTTGATTTATGCTATTTATCTAGCTTTAACATTGGACTTAGTCTTCTTGTTCTTTTCATGTTGTATATAATGATCCAGATGGTGGACGACCTGATGAGCAACAAAAGCAGACACAACCTGAGGTCCAGCAACAAGCTCCTGCAACTGGAAACTTTCAACCTGGCATGGCAACACCGGTTGGGTTCATGATTTCTCCAGGTCACCTTGAAGCAGGACATGCTGTGGTACTGTTCTTAGACCTGTTTATAGAGGCAGATGCTCTTCATTTTTTTCACTTTTGGGCGAACTTGCCACTGACTGTCTGAGACTGAGGATGGGGCTTCTTGTTTTGTTCTCACTCTGTTAGGTAGAAAGGTTTAGTGTCAATTTCACAGACCTCATGGGTATGCTGAACTGTGTTTTTTTCCTCTCTATTCTTATATCAAGGTTTATTGTTATATTAAACACTTGCACGCCTTGTCTCTTCATATGGAGGAAAGCTGACTTTTTCACATTTTGCTTGTAGTCCTTCAATGTCTGCCCGAATTATGTTATGTCTTGATTTCCCCCTGAACAATTAGTCATCTCTATTCCAGGCATTGTTCTCCATTGAAGGTTCAGTGCTTGaagtttttacaatgaaaataggaAGTAAATTTATTGCATTTTGGTGCCAAGTCAATAAGTTACTTATACCATTTTCTTGGTGTCATTTCCTGTTAATGGTGTTACACGGATCCATTGGAGTAGCAGGCAAGGAACATGATTTTATTATGGGGTGTTGAAAATTAGCATTTCCAATATTTGGATTCCTAAGGGCTGCTTAGTTGTCTATGAGGTTTCTTAAAACAAATAATTACAAAACCTAATTCTCTGTAAAATGTTTTGTGAATTACAAGGGAAGACCTATTTTCCACAAACTcaattttcagattttatgaccTGCCAGTTTTTACAGAAAGATTTTGTAGAAGTAACCAAACAAGTCTTTTGATGGAGCTACAGATCTATCAACGAATGTCCACTTTATCCAAATGAGGTTTTGACATGCCTTCCCTTATTGGTCTTTTTAGCGCCCAACCACACCCCCCCTCCAAAACCCTCACTacccaaaaataaaataaaataaagaaggaaaaaaaaaatccctggTCAATAAAACCTGGTGTTATCAGAAGCTTGTAGTTCTAGTTTTACAAGCAATACAGTCTAGATTAAGTTGTATATTAGAGAAACACTGAGATGATCAAGGAAGGTGGAACCGGAACTGGGACCTGTACTAGCTGGCCGGTGGTACAAGTCGATGTGGGTCTGTATCAGATTGCACCGGTACAAACTGACAGAGAAGAAGGGAATcagggaggaggaaaagagagaaagagagagagggggagagagaaagaaattgAGGGAGGGGAAGCCACCAAAAAGGCCGCCGGAGGGCCTCCGGCTGGCCGCTATGGTTGTTCTCTCTTTCCTCCcctcctatctctctctcttcctctctttccctctccctcttccGGTGTTCCAATTTCCTCAGCCAAACCATCCTGATTTGCCCTCGGTATGGCTTGGAACGCTTGAGCAGTCCTATTCGGGATGGTTTAGTGAACCTTGGAGATGACCATGTAGAAATGTAATGACAAGAAATCTGCAGCTCCCTATCAGTGAAGAAATGCCATACTTTGGCAGGTGAACCATTGGAGAGAGGAGGCTTGTTTTCCAAAGAGAAGAACTATCATAGCCCAAAAATCTCACCAAGAACAAAGGaatgaagggaagagagaaagaatgAAAGAATGAAAATCACTGACTTAATGTCGCACTTTGTTCCTTTGTGGTGGTTCTGGACCAGCTGCTAAAGAAGGGAGTAATAGGAAATTCCCACACAATTTCAGTGTTATTTGTCTGATATTTCTTATTTACTAAATTGCTCCCTTTTTCTAATTTTGGGAAGTTGTGAAGGTCCTGGGCGATGCTTtgcaattatatatttttttgattcttgTACGATATTAATGTGGCTATGAGGttacattttctttttttttttcagtcttCCAGTAAGCTGATTCTAAACTTTCAGATTTTGTAATTTTGAAACATTCAAGAAAGCAggcattatttttgattttgccTACACCTCCACGTTGCTCTGTTTATATGTTTACTAAGACTTGCACATGTGTATGTGTATGACATCTGTCAGAATTATGCATTTTTGAAGAGATTAACCCCCTCACCACCCCCcaacacacccccccccccccccccccgcccccaaaacaaaaaaaactcTTTTTTTCCCTGAAGGATAGCTTATTGGTACATTTATGACCATCTAATGTTGGATACGGCTTAAGTATATTTACAGGTAGCTTCTTTCTGTCCTCCCTTAATGAAGTCCTTGATGGTGTTTattggattttatatattttcagtTACATTAGCTATGGAACAGTTATATGATTTATTTATCTATATTTAAGTTTTTATATACTTCAACATAAATTTGAAATGCCTTAATTCAAAGTATTTTGGTTTACTATATCCACATGCTTGGACATCGATTCTACCTTTTCCATCATGTCTAGATTTGCGATTTTGTTGGATTACAATGCCCATTTTATCTAAAATCTGTGGTCCTTTGTAGAAGAAATTTAAATATTAGACTGCACATATGAAAGTGTAGTTTGATAATATTCGTTAATTTCACATGGTTAGATGTATTGAAGCATGTTCTTTTTGGCAGGCTCCGATTGCTTACCCATTTGTTGATCCCTACTATGGAGGTGTTTTTGCTGCTTATGGACAGACGGTGGTATGTTTGGGTAAATTACGTGGAAACATGTGCAtgcatattttgttttatctaGATATCAAATGCTTTAAAGAAATGGGCTACAATTTTTATGTTCCTTTTAGTATTGCTTTGGTGTTTATCAATTGCTACTGTTTTCAGATCCATCCACAAATGATGGGGATGCATCATGCTGGAGTGCCTTTGCCAGCTGAGGCAGTTGAAGAACCTGTATATGTCAATGCAAAACAATATCACGGTATATTAAGGCGTCGGCAATCTCGAGCAAAAGCTGAATCAGAAAATAAATTGATCAGAACTCGCAAGGTATTATATTTGGAACTATGATCCACACTCTCGTCTCTCCTAGTTCCCTTTGTGATAGCTAATCTCCACAAGCTTTGTTTTCAAAAGGGCTTTTGTGGTGGCTGCGCTGTTCAAATTTTGCAGATAAACTAATTAGTTCTCTTTTAATTATCACCATTTCTTGCATTTTACTCTAGATTTATTGAATTTATTGCATTTCCTGCACCTCATTTTTTGTTGGAGTCATGTCACCTGTGTTTCTTGATCAGATCCATAAATGTGGACTTACAGATGATAGAATGTGTTCAAAATTCGCACTTGTTTATATGCCTAGATGAAGTAAAAAACCCTGGTATTCTGCATTAGCCACCAAAATTGCTTATAGCCAGCAATAATTTTCATAGCCAACTCGAGTTGCATGTTGAACAGTGACAATACAGACACATAAGTTGCACACTGATGCCCAGGTTGTTTGTCTCAATTCAGCTTCAAGGGCTTCTAGTGAATTGGTTGGTTCAGAATTCGCCTATTGAGCAAATTAAAAGAAAAAGGGTGAAAGACAGTGCTTCATACTACCTGTAGTCATCTGCTGCATCAGACCCATTTCTCTTGGTTAAATTCTGTTATCCCTTTCATATGCGTAACTCTGACttgaaaaattttacatcatcttTTATACAACTGTTGCTTGTGTTTTGGAGGCCAAGAGCAAGCATCCATCTTTTTCTAGCTAATAGTACATAATCCCTAAGTAAGGGGCCTGAGAAACCCCCCCATCTGAGGCATCTGATACCACATTAATCACAAAAAATATATTCCTAGCATGCTGACAAGCCGGATGGATAATGCAGGATTGCTTGTCTCCTGCTGCATTTCACCTGCACTAGACCTATCAGAATCTTGCTGACTCTTCCAGCTACACCCGttagttggaaaaaaaaaaagggaatttaCCAAGTATGTTTAGCATGCTTTGCCCCAAGGTTTTGAGTGCTTGTCTGTGCTGGCTGTACCGGACTGCATGTGAAGGACTGGCACTTGGGATGCCCTTTGGTTTTTAGTTCCAGGCAAGTTGGGCTGAACTGATGGGTACTGGTCCGTATGGAGTCAAAAAGGGTCTTCCACCCTTTGTATGTTTGTCGTCCTCCCATTTTACTCGCTTTTTGTTTTGAATGGGAGAATAGTGAGGAGGGACTTCGTTGTAGCTTTGGTTGGATTGAAGCCTAGAAACATGACTCTGGGGTAAGCAAATACCTCCACtcattttgtttgaaattttctaTGTAAAAAATGCTGAAAAATTGCCTTATctgaaaaggaaaaaggagagtCACATTTTGTCCTTTCAAGTTGATTTTCGGATGTTTAATTGCGTATATCAAtgcatttttatattattttgtgtAAAATAATTATTCAAAACATAAATGTTTTTCACCCATTACATTTATTTATTGCTTTTTTTGGTCCTAAAGTAACAGTAATGCTCATAACATatgttaagaaaaataaaagttcCCGGCTGCTGTGCTGGCACCAATTACCATATCATGCATCAATATGGTACCATACTGACCGGAGAA
Coding sequences within it:
- the LOC105046707 gene encoding nuclear transcription factor Y subunit A-7 isoform X1, with translation MTSSVHSISDGGRPDEQQKQTQPEVQQQAPATGNFQPGMATPVGFMISPGHLEAGHAVAPIAYPFVDPYYGGVFAAYGQTVIHPQMMGMHHAGVPLPAEAVEEPVYVNAKQYHGILRRRQSRAKAESENKLIRTRKPYLHESRHLHALKRARGSGGRFLNSKSQGNQQNSNSKSEEDQENEVASRDRAQPSNNPASDNLCSKNQQNAAVSDDREKPVNLTDSDKSSLDNEPEATSNLLVQE